The genomic segment TTTTGAATTGCATTTTTACAATAAGCTATAATATAGTGACAAATGCTTGATTCTACATAATTTATTGAACTTGATATTGTTATTCAGTTGGTGTAAATGGGAATGTAATTCTGAATTCATGTGTTCAGACACTTGAGCTTCTGGCTGAAGTGGCCGTCTTGGAGGAGGAAGTTGTTCGGCTCGAAGAGAAAGTGGTGCATTTCAGGCAAGGACTATATCAAGAAGCGGTCTGCATTTCATCCTCGAGGAAGAATGATCAGATTAAAGGTTTGAAACCGAAGCAATCAAGGTCATCACACCAAACCGAAGCAAATTCTACAGCATGTGTCTTGAAGAATCTGTGTTCAGTTTCAGGTAATGCCACAGTctttcttttatattttcagaatttttttctttaaaaaaaacttaattAAGCATGTGATCAGATGAAAGAATGGGAAAAGAAAACTACTCGAGCACCAATTTCTCAAAGATTAAACAACAAACACCGAATATAAAAGAGCAAAGGGCTGGAACTCCGGTTAACCGGCCTCCCGCTGAGTGCAGATCAACCGAGAAGTGTTTAGATCCTCAGAAGGTACATATGCATGATTTAATAATTTCTATAATCAATTTTCCATTTTACCTTTTTATTAATTGACCAGTTGGAGAGCCCAATAGTCGATGGACGGAGTGCAGAAGAGATAAATCCTGCAAGTCGAGAGGAGATGTCAACCGAAGATGAGTGTCCAAACAAAATTTCCGAAAGCATTCTGAAATGCTTGATGGATATTTTCTTGAGAATGAGCTCAAATAAGGGTAGGAATACTACCGAAACCGTTCCTTGTGCGTATGTTGAGTACAAGGATCCTTATAGTATATGTTCAAAGTTTGGGAAGAGAGACGTTGGTCCATACAAGCATTTGTTGGCTATTGAATCTACCTCTATCAATCCAAATCGAACAACAATTTCAGTATTCCTAGTCCAAAGACTGAAGTAAGCCACTTCATGGTTAGCTTAAATCTCATGTTTCTCACAGCAATTTGCATAGTTTTGATGCTTATGCATATATCCCTTTCTTGTATAGGCTTCAACTTCAGAAACTTGCGGCAGTCGACTTGAAAGGCCTATCCCATCAAGGAAAGCTCGCTTTCTGGATTAACGTCTACAATTCGTGCATGATGAATGTATGACACAATAATCCCTCCAGTTATAATCTCTGCTCCATCAGCCGTTTTAGTCTCCTCCCAAAATCTATCTGTTGTTAATTGTGGATTGATGAATAAATCATTGCTTCAGGCATTTATTGAGTATGGCATTCCAGAAAGTCCTGAAATGGTCGTTGCCCTGATGCAAAAGGTAATATTAAGTTGGTCCTTTTTCCCTATCCATTTAATGCTATGTGTATGATATGGTCGGATTATCAGGCAACGGTGACGGTTGGTGGGCACGTTCTAAACGCAATAACTATTGAACATTTCATACTGAGACTACCTTATCATTCGAAATTTGTAAGATAAGACTCGATTATTTATCGAAATTTTGGCCATCTATCGAATTCTGGAATATGGTTTGTTGTAATTCAATTTGTTTTTTCGCCCCAGACTTTGTCGAAAGGCGCAAAACACGATGAGATGACAACGCGTAGAAAGTTTGGCTTAGAGTTATCCGAACCATTGGTAACATTTGCACTCTCTTGCGGAAGCTGGTCATCCCCTGCAGTAAGTTatcataatttaacaattaactGAAAGCTCACTCATCAGTTATCATCGAATTGCTCCAACGAATTGTCCGGAAACTACTTGATCCCATCATTGAAACTCGACGTATATCTATCTCCTGAGCCTCATTAGATTCAGCAATGAAATCACTTCTGACAGATCATGCACCATTTTTGGTATCAAAGGGATTGCTTGATatataaatgaaatatttcCCATTTTAGAATAGTTTCTAAAAAACTCACTAACTGAACTATATATTCATATTTGAAGGTTCGAGTATACACGGCCTCTCAAGTTGAAAACGAGCTCGAAACAGCTAAAAGAGACTACTTACAAGCAGCAATTGGTATTTCAACTGCAGAAAAGGTCATAGCGATACCCAAGCTGCTCGATTGGTATCTACTAGACTTTGCCAAGGATATCGAGTCCTTGCTCGACTGGATATGCCTCCAACTGCCCTGCGAACTAGGAAAAGAAGCGATGAAATGTGTCGAGTTGGGCAAAGGCGAGTCATTATCGCGGTCCTTTCGAATAATACCTTATGATTTTAGCTTTAGATACCTTCTGCACACATGATTGAACAAGCTGTTACCTTGTGTTTGGTATCCTCAGAATTTCAGCAATTTTGGAGTTGGATTTTCATGTATACAAGTTATAGCTTATAGGTTTATAGTGAAAAGTGTATTAATAATTTAGTGGTTGTAAATAAATTTTATCAGTGCCACGAATGTTTCGTCTCGAAGATATGTGAAAAGTAATAAATTTTTTCTTTGATATTTggattatatattttatgtttataatcttaaatttattttgggaGATGATGTGACTTTGGTATACATGGGAACACTAAAAATTAGCTAATATGCATGTGAGAGTAGTTTCTACAACTATCAAATACAAATTGTAATTATCAGTATTTGTATGTTAGTTCAAAATTGTACATCCCATTTTAATTTATAACTACATCATATAACTTTGTTTTCTCGAAATTTTCTTTAATAAATTTCTTAATGACCCCCTTAAGAATGACACATTTATTATAGCTCTTGGGGCGAGGTTGTCAGTTTCAATTTGTCACACAAAGCTTGACCAACGTGATTTATCTGATTAAATGTGGTTTGCATGTTATTGCGTTAGTTCGAGATTTTACGTACCTATATACACCGAAAAGTATGAGCTGCGAGTTTTCACATCATAGGGAACTAAAGACCTTTGCAAACATGTTACTTATTTTTGGTGAATATTAAAACCATTGTGAAATTATATGAGAAAATAGCATTAATTGTCATGTTGGATTAAACATTGGAATCTCTATTATTTCATGCAAAAGTGGGAAGCTTGGAGACAACAAAAAATGGATTCATCTAACTTTTTAGTTATCAATTACTTTTGTTTCCAATCTTTTTCAAGACACGATAGTGAAAGGAAAAAAAGGGGGCAAATAGCAACATCACccctattaaataaaaaaaatacaaaaactcCATATATATGTCAAATTAAAGTCTTTTACAAccggatatttttttaaattcagacatattttcttcattttcaAGGGATTTCAcgtctgattttaaaaaaacacgGTGTTTTAAAAGATCATTTTTTCCGTTGTTTTTCGGATTGTGCGAAGAGAGGTAGATGCCACTTtcccataaaaaaaaaagagatgatAAAGTTGATATATTTCACAGATGTATCATGGTTATCAGTAAAGTTTACATCTAAGCAAATACAAGAATGATGAGAAAcaattcaaaaacaaaaatggaTGAAAAGAAAACTTTATTAATTTCCCAATAAAATCTAAGCTATATATAATATGCAATGCAAGATAATGTAGTGGTCCTAGCTTTTGTCCTCTTCCCAAGGCATGAGTGATCACACATCAATTCCATCGAAGCAATGAACAAATCCTTCTTTCTGCCAAAGTGGGAGAGGCCCTTCCCCCAATCCACAAAAGCCTAATCCGTCGGAGTACTATTTAAGAAAACATCATGGATCTTGATTCTGAAATCAGAATTATAGTTCGTGTTTTTAATAAGTTTTTCGTGTTTTTACCAATTTGTACTTTTCTCGCCTTATTCTTAAATCATTTAAGATTTATATGAATTTAAAACCAATGAATttcgattataattttattgttaatgATGAAAAAATAGCTCAAATcttaaattcatattttatttacTTATACTTAAATTATACAAAgtataatgaatttcaaatgacaCCATTATTGAGTAGACTTCAAATTCATCCTAGTTAGAGATGTCAATGAGGCGGATATGGGACGGGTTTGGCTAAACCCAAGACCCTCCCCATGAAAAAAACTTTAACCCATTACCCGCCTCACCCcggttaaatattcttcggaCCCACCTCGAATACGAAACGGGGCAAGGTAGACCCGTGagacccgaatttttttaaaataaaaaagtaatctTTCTTCTCACATGACTGAATTATGAAAACAGACAGACCTCTAAATACAACTTTGTGaaaaaattaattcatgtcttcgaccatacttaataataacaaacaaactattttcacgacataaataattacataaaaaagaATTACTAGCTCTACAAAAAAATCTTGACATCCCGAAAAATAagtcataacataatttaaacagatcaatataaaactgtGATTTATTTACCTTTCACCTCACCTCACAACCATATTCGCGAGCACATCAATGCCTTCAAAGTCGTTGGATTAAGTCTACTAAGATGAGGACCAACTATTCTTTCACTATTGCTAAAAGCAGATTCAAATACAACAGTTGATATAGGAATAATTAAGATCATTATGGTTGAGGTGAGCTACTAAAAAATGaaacttaataaaactaaagcccttgaatatttATATTCACATATACGGGGATGGGTCAGAAAAATTGGACCCGAGACCCGTCACATGACCCATTTAGTATGTCCAAACCCACCCCATACACGCGGGTCCATACCCAGACCCATTGACATCCCTAATCCTAATtaacattaaatattatataaacatgcaaGATGTGGATTTGAAACTTATGATATTACTTGTCTAAACtacaaaatatatttgaaatctaataatccaaaaataacaaaaattattGTAATTAAATGAAAGTCTAGCTTCAGTAGCGCTTCAAATTTTGATACGACAAGTTCGAATCGCAAAGAAATTACCAGCTAAAGTCTAATTTATAGaggttttaattaattatggtgTGCTGTCGTTGGGCTAACAAACTTAATTTCGTACTTCCAAATATAGCGAGTGCAATGGTGAATAAGCTCGAATCCAAAGAAAACGGGATATTTATTTCTTTCGAGAAAACACAATTAAAAGGGGGATTTGTTTGAttagaataaaataaaatattaaaactaaaattaaaaaACAAGAGAAATAACTAATCAAAAGGAACAACTAATGAAatgtaaaatttaatattagcAAGCTCTGATTCAAAGGGTTTTACTATTCAATTGTATCATTGGTAATTGGCTAacgaattatttatttatgtaattcTAAGTAATTAACATTAGAATTATAAGGATAACCGCTAAAATTCTTGTATTCTCCTAATTTAATTGACCGAACCCAACATCCAGTCACAACTTATCAATAATCAACTGTGCAcgataaaatttaattaaagatAACATTTTAGTTTTGTGAATACaattaatcataaaatataacAATCAAGATAGCTGTAATTGATAGATCGATTTTCGTTGATTGATTTTGAGTTTTGACTAAATAtgctatgatagcacaacacattTGATCTATCACTACTCACGTTCCAATCGTTTATGACAATTAAGGATCAATGAATTCATGTGTAGCAGTAAAAATTCATATATCGAATTAATTTGTAAGATTATTCGACATACAAATTTCATAGAATTAAATATAAGTCAACAAATActtgaaacaaaaaaaatcttaatttaaGCACAAAAagcctcacagtgataaattgAAATAGCAAAAATATCCATTGAATCAAAAATAAAACTTGGCCTAGGTTTTTGGAGAGAAGATGAAAAATTCATGTGCCTTATTCTTGTTCTTCATGTTGAAGAGGTAGAAGGAGAAGAGAGAAATCTATTTCGATTGTGTGCTTCCTTCTTCATTTGTATGTGTAGTTGGTTATTACATCAAGGAGAAAAGCTctggggcccttaactcctaattgttattacaaaataatttgattagggttaattgaTTACAGTGAAAAacaagtttaaattttctttacaatgagcccaaaatatattttttgaatactaaaaatagtatttcatctcACATCGTAAAAtatgcccacacataatcaaaaccaactacatacaaacaactcatatcatCGGCACATGcaccggtatatagatacatatacatttaTACCGGGATAGACCACTAAACCTCAAATCAACCGTGACTCCCTACAGAAGTACCATCTCCGGTCCCCTGATAACCTgaagtacc from the Primulina eburnea isolate SZY01 chromosome 3, ASM2296580v1, whole genome shotgun sequence genome contains:
- the LOC140827263 gene encoding uncharacterized protein isoform X3 is translated as MGALPRLPPYLPPDTLELLAEVAVLEEEVVRLEEKVVHFRQGLYQEAVCISSSRKNDQIKGLKPKQSRSSHQTEANSTACVLKNLCSVSDERMGKENYSSTNFSKIKQQTPNIKEQRAGTPVNRPPAECRSTEKCLDPQKLESPIVDGRSAEEINPASREEMSTEDECPNKISESILKCLMDIFLRMSSNKGRNTTETVPCAYVEYKDPYSICSKFGKRDVGPYKHLLAIESTSINPNRTTISVFLVQRLKLQLQKLAAVDLKGLSHQGKLAFWINVYNSCMMNAFIEYGIPESPEMVVALMQKATVTVGGHVLNAITIEHFILRLPYHSKFTLSKGAKHDEMTTRRKFGLELSEPLVTFALSCGSWSSPAVRVYTASQVENELETAKRDYLQAAIGISTAEKVIAIPKLLDWYLLDFAKDIESLLDWICLQLPCELGKEAMKCVELGKGESLSRSFRIIPYDFSFRYLLHT
- the LOC140827263 gene encoding uncharacterized protein isoform X1, coding for MNTGTRSSLQPMKAPLKHEKEKVEMNNSRAMDPKKLTTSRRGSIRARKIALQQDVDKLKKKLRHEENVHRALERAFTRPMGALPRLPPYLPPDTLELLAEVAVLEEEVVRLEEKVVHFRQGLYQEAVCISSSRKNDQIKGLKPKQSRSSHQTEANSTACVLKNLCSVSDERMGKENYSSTNFSKIKQQTPNIKEQRAGTPVNRPPAECRSTEKCLDPQKLESPIVDGRSAEEINPASREEMSTEDECPNKISESILKCLMDIFLRMSSNKGRNTTETVPCAYVEYKDPYSICSKFGKRDVGPYKHLLAIESTSINPNRTTISVFLVQRLKLQLQKLAAVDLKGLSHQGKLAFWINVYNSCMMNAFIEYGIPESPEMVVALMQKATVTVGGHVLNAITIEHFILRLPYHSKFTLSKGAKHDEMTTRRKFGLELSEPLVTFALSCGSWSSPAVRVYTASQVENELETAKRDYLQAAIGISTAEKVIAIPKLLDWYLLDFAKDIESLLDWICLQLPCELGKEAMKCVELGKGESLSRSFRIIPYDFSFRYLLHT
- the LOC140827263 gene encoding uncharacterized protein isoform X2, yielding MNNSRAMDPKKLTTSRRGSIRARKIALQQDVDKLKKKLRHEENVHRALERAFTRPMGALPRLPPYLPPDTLELLAEVAVLEEEVVRLEEKVVHFRQGLYQEAVCISSSRKNDQIKGLKPKQSRSSHQTEANSTACVLKNLCSVSDERMGKENYSSTNFSKIKQQTPNIKEQRAGTPVNRPPAECRSTEKCLDPQKLESPIVDGRSAEEINPASREEMSTEDECPNKISESILKCLMDIFLRMSSNKGRNTTETVPCAYVEYKDPYSICSKFGKRDVGPYKHLLAIESTSINPNRTTISVFLVQRLKLQLQKLAAVDLKGLSHQGKLAFWINVYNSCMMNAFIEYGIPESPEMVVALMQKATVTVGGHVLNAITIEHFILRLPYHSKFTLSKGAKHDEMTTRRKFGLELSEPLVTFALSCGSWSSPAVRVYTASQVENELETAKRDYLQAAIGISTAEKVIAIPKLLDWYLLDFAKDIESLLDWICLQLPCELGKEAMKCVELGKGESLSRSFRIIPYDFSFRYLLHT